In Camelina sativa cultivar DH55 chromosome 16, Cs, whole genome shotgun sequence, a single window of DNA contains:
- the LOC104750179 gene encoding thionin-like — protein sequence MAQIQVEAKSCCPSTTARNIYNVCRLGGGSRPMCASLSGCKIVNGKCPNGYTHDTLQSSGDAVNEYCKLGCTSSVCAAIETLQSSDASEIVNGAVTQCANACSTFCTKGSSTVVECYFPVFNHLYVFEYKLIPVCVCVIEVCQS from the exons ATGGCACAAATTCAAGTGGAGGCAAAGAGTTGCTGCCCGTCTACGACTGCTAGAAATATCTATAACGTTTGCCGTTTGGGGGGAGGCTCCCGACCAATGTGTGCATCTCTCAGTGGATGCAAAATCGTTAACGGCAAATGTCCTAACGGATATACACATGACACTCTCCAAAGCTCag GTGATGCTGTCAATGAATACTGTAAGTTGGGATGTACATCTTCTGTGTGCGCTGCCATAGAGACACTCCAAAGCTCTG ATGCGAGTGAAATTGTGAATGGTGCCGTAACACAATGCGCAAATGCATGTTCGACTTTCTGCACCAAGGGCTCTTCAACTGTAGTTGAGTGTTATTTTCCTGTTTTCAATCATTTGTATGTATTTGAATATAAGTTAATTCCAGTTTGTGTATGTGTCATAGAAGTTTGTCAATCCTAG
- the LOC109129464 gene encoding uncharacterized protein LOC109129464 produces MVQELLSHMIQQQQQSQTNHPVEDPSDHFLWLVMMMRNLGFRKFKGDPNTVLADAWLKELETNFELSRCPEEFRRPIAVNFLEEDARAWWDSVVPRYRYQSISWETFKREFGQKYFPPESRDRLENQFLRLEQGPKSVRAYGRIFTRLRRYLYQGNDDELAMARRFFNGLRPNIKARLHGVTYKSIAEVEERAVSVEEAIEMEKGVVTQEKKEEPV; encoded by the coding sequence ATGGTTCAGGAACTTTTGAGCCATATgattcagcagcagcagcagagtCAAACCAATCATCCAGTAGAAGATCCATCAGATCATTTCTTGTggttggtgatgatgatgagaaactTAGGTTTCCGAAAATTTAAAGGAGATCCAAACACGGTGTTAGCAGACGCATGGTTGAAGGAGTTAGAAACAAACTTCGAACTATCAAGGTGTCCAGAGGAGTTTAGGAGGCCTATTGCAGTTAATTTCTTGGAGGAAGATGCTCGTGCATGGTGGGATAGTGTAGTTCCACGTTATCGGTACCAGTCTATCTCATGGGAGACATTTAAAAGGGAGTTTGGACAAAAGTATTTTCCACCGGAGTCGCGTGACAGATTGGAGAATCAGTTCCTACGATTGGAGCAAGGTCCTAAGAGTGTTCGAGCCTATGGAAGAATTTTCACAAGGCTTCGAAGGTACTTGTACCAAGGAAATGATGATGAATTAGCCATGGCCCGGAGATTCTTTAATGGACTCAGGCCGAACATAAAGGCAAGACTGCACGGAGTGACGTACAAAAGCATTGCAGAAGTAGAGGAGAGGGCCGTCAGTGTTGAGGAGGCCATTGAGATGGAGAAAGGGGTAGTAACCCAAGAGAAAAAGGAGGAGCCAGTATAG